In the Myxococcota bacterium genome, one interval contains:
- a CDS encoding alpha/beta family hydrolase: MVEPSSRYEDIKIPLSESVHGMEEVSAVLGVPRWWPTGSRVSVVMAHGAGADMNDPAIVGVHRELTERRYLSLRFNFPFAEAGKRKVDEMPVLRRALRAAISALGRDPTAAPAHLFLGGVGMGSQVAADLASSRVRVDGLFLAGYPLHPASNPEELQPEQLFRIVSPALFLQGDRDKFCDVDALRRTLTRVGAPTILKVIQEADHKFKVLKKSGRTPEEVYEQMSNALDEWIQALLGGTA; encoded by the coding sequence GTGGTCGAACCGTCATCGCGCTACGAAGACATCAAGATTCCGCTCTCCGAGTCGGTGCACGGCATGGAAGAAGTGTCGGCGGTGCTCGGCGTGCCCCGCTGGTGGCCCACCGGGTCCCGCGTGAGCGTGGTGATGGCACACGGCGCCGGGGCCGACATGAACGATCCGGCGATCGTGGGCGTGCACCGCGAGCTGACGGAGCGCCGCTACCTCTCGCTGCGGTTCAACTTCCCCTTCGCGGAGGCGGGGAAGCGGAAGGTCGACGAGATGCCGGTGCTGCGCCGGGCGCTGCGCGCGGCGATCAGCGCGCTGGGGCGCGACCCGACGGCGGCCCCCGCCCATCTCTTCTTGGGGGGCGTGGGGATGGGCAGCCAGGTGGCGGCCGACCTCGCGAGTTCCCGCGTGCGGGTCGATGGCCTGTTCCTGGCGGGCTACCCGCTGCATCCGGCGAGCAACCCGGAAGAGCTGCAGCCCGAGCAGCTGTTCCGGATCGTATCCCCGGCCCTCTTCCTCCAGGGCGACCGCGACAAGTTCTGCGATGTCGACGCGCTGCGCCGCACCCTGACGCGCGTGGGCGCCCCGACGATCCTGAAGGTGATCCAAGAGGCCGACCACAAGTTCAAGGTCCTGAAGAAGTCAGGACGTACCCCGGAAGAGGTCTACGAGCAGATGAGCAATGCGCTGGACGAGTGGATCCAGGCGCTGCTCGGCGGCACTGCGTGA
- a CDS encoding NAD-dependent epimerase/dehydratase family protein gives MEKVLITGISGGQGRLLARRLRENYEVCGVDRVGWEGAPRGVQVHLVDIRKKKFEDVIRTEMPNALVHLGFIRHFRGSDRERYDTNVRGTKQLLDHCIHHGVQKVVVLSSSYVYGAFPENPYYLDEDAPLSASRSYPEIRDLVEVDALASAYLWRYPHLHTCVIRPVNVLGTYVHSIVGQYLRQGRVPTVMGFDPMMQFIHEQDVSEAVALALEHGLQGVFNVTGPGQVPLHTAIRETGGSALPVPEPILRGYFDRGFRWGFNPYPPGVIDYLKYPVTIAGDRFVEATNFRPLFGLEEIFSSVVH, from the coding sequence ATGGAAAAGGTATTGATCACGGGGATTTCGGGAGGCCAGGGACGGCTCCTGGCCCGCCGGCTCCGAGAGAACTACGAGGTCTGCGGCGTCGACCGAGTGGGTTGGGAAGGCGCCCCTCGGGGTGTCCAGGTTCACCTCGTCGATATCCGGAAGAAGAAGTTCGAGGACGTGATCCGCACGGAGATGCCCAACGCGCTGGTGCATCTGGGCTTCATCCGACACTTCCGGGGCAGTGACCGCGAGCGCTACGACACGAACGTGCGCGGCACGAAGCAGCTGCTCGATCACTGCATCCACCACGGCGTGCAGAAGGTCGTGGTGCTCTCCAGTTCCTACGTCTACGGAGCGTTCCCCGAGAATCCCTACTACCTCGACGAAGACGCGCCGCTGTCGGCGAGTCGCTCCTACCCGGAGATCCGCGACCTCGTCGAGGTCGATGCGCTCGCCTCGGCCTACCTGTGGCGCTATCCGCACCTCCATACCTGTGTGATCCGTCCGGTGAACGTGCTCGGGACCTACGTCCACTCGATCGTCGGCCAGTACCTGCGTCAGGGCCGCGTACCCACCGTGATGGGCTTCGACCCGATGATGCAGTTCATCCACGAGCAGGACGTCTCCGAGGCGGTGGCCCTCGCCCTCGAACACGGCCTGCAGGGAGTGTTCAACGTGACCGGTCCCGGCCAGGTGCCGCTCCACACGGCGATTCGCGAGACGGGGGGCAGCGCGCTGCCCGTGCCCGAGCCGATCCTGCGTGGCTACTTCGATCGCGGCTTTCGCTGGGGCTTCAACCCGTATCCGCCGGGCGTGATCGACTATTTGAAGTACCCCGTCACGATCGCGGGCGACCGTTTCGTCGAGGCTACGAACTTCCGGCCTCTCTTCGGGCTCGAAGAGATCTTCTCGAGCGTGGTGCACTAG
- a CDS encoding lysophospholipid acyltransferase family protein gives MAGEGWVDTLQELAGELVPSGDSDLRSEIDAQLARVPNELNEYGFDRFGMSLETMRSSTFPGALLYKYYFRVETHGIEHMPEGRVLVIANHAGQLPFDATMLSTALLLEANPPRLARGMAEYFVSTVPMVNVIAARGGAMAGTPRNCTLMLENEECVIAFPEGVRGMNKLYRDRYELQRFGLGFMRLALETDTPIVPVGIVGSEEQQPGFANLKGLGRMIGMPALPITLGFPWLGPLGMLPLPVKYRIHFGKPLRFEGEADEDDAQIQTRVDVVKREIKSLLDHGVAERTGIFT, from the coding sequence ATGGCGGGAGAAGGCTGGGTCGACACGCTGCAGGAGCTGGCGGGCGAGTTGGTGCCGAGCGGCGACAGCGATCTCCGCTCCGAGATCGACGCCCAGCTGGCGCGGGTTCCGAACGAGCTGAACGAGTACGGGTTCGACCGTTTCGGGATGTCTCTCGAAACCATGCGCAGCAGCACCTTCCCGGGAGCGCTGCTCTACAAGTACTACTTCCGGGTGGAGACCCACGGCATCGAGCACATGCCCGAAGGGCGGGTCCTCGTCATCGCCAACCACGCGGGACAGCTGCCTTTCGACGCAACCATGCTGTCGACGGCCCTGCTCCTGGAGGCCAACCCGCCGCGCCTCGCGCGCGGCATGGCCGAGTACTTCGTGTCCACGGTGCCGATGGTGAACGTGATCGCGGCGCGCGGTGGAGCCATGGCCGGGACGCCCCGCAACTGCACGCTGATGCTCGAGAACGAGGAGTGCGTGATCGCCTTCCCGGAGGGCGTCCGGGGCATGAACAAGCTCTACCGCGATCGCTACGAACTCCAGCGCTTCGGCCTCGGGTTCATGCGACTCGCCCTCGAGACCGACACCCCGATCGTGCCCGTCGGCATCGTGGGTTCCGAGGAGCAGCAGCCGGGCTTCGCGAACCTGAAAGGGCTGGGCCGGATGATCGGGATGCCGGCGCTGCCCATCACCCTCGGGTTCCCGTGGCTCGGACCGCTCGGGATGCTCCCGCTTCCGGTGAAGTACCGCATCCACTTCGGGAAGCCGCTGCGCTTCGAAGGAGAAGCCGACGAGGACGACGCCCAGATCCAGACCCGGGTCGACGTCGTGAAGCGCGAGATCAAGTCGCTGCTCGATCACGGCGTCGCCGAGCGCACCGGCATCTTCACCTGA
- a CDS encoding NUDIX domain-containing protein, with product MARQRHEARLVTVSFVMHDSSVLLVQHPEEGDRFRGQWNGIGGHVEAGEDIRAAARRELREEAGLDVDALSLRGVVHETGMVGHAHVLFVFVGSAVDARVHSPEGRALRWQPLERLAELPLVHDVSVLLPRALDAEEPFFATERYDGGDRHTEFLIDGVALPSAPNVLGAGGNHGR from the coding sequence GTGGCACGCCAAAGACACGAAGCCCGCCTGGTCACCGTCTCCTTCGTGATGCACGACTCCAGCGTGCTCCTCGTGCAACACCCCGAAGAGGGCGACCGCTTTCGCGGCCAGTGGAACGGGATCGGCGGTCACGTCGAGGCGGGCGAGGACATCCGAGCCGCCGCGCGACGTGAGCTGCGCGAAGAAGCCGGACTCGACGTCGATGCGCTCTCGCTGCGCGGCGTGGTCCACGAGACCGGGATGGTTGGTCACGCCCATGTGCTGTTCGTGTTCGTGGGAAGCGCCGTCGACGCGCGCGTGCATTCGCCCGAGGGCCGCGCGTTGCGTTGGCAACCGCTCGAGCGCCTCGCAGAGCTGCCGCTCGTCCACGACGTGTCCGTCCTGTTGCCGCGCGCGCTCGATGCCGAGGAGCCCTTCTTCGCGACCGAACGCTACGACGGCGGCGATCGCCACACCGAGTTCTTGATCGACGGCGTGGCGCTGCCGTCCGCGCCGAACGTCCTGGGCGCCGGGGGAAACCATGGCCGATGA
- a CDS encoding DUF1232 domain-containing protein, translating into MADEPITIELNPREQRVYERFRSRVREVVPGSSTDLRDMLLLLPDFTVLLSRLLRDRRVPRTSKLVALVGIGYVLSPIDVLPALLLGPIGLIDDFVVVTAALSRLINHVHPDVVRDHWPGQGDALAVIQRAAAWCEEFVTGKLGGWVRGRLGLS; encoded by the coding sequence ATGGCCGATGAACCCATCACCATCGAATTGAACCCGCGCGAGCAGCGAGTGTACGAACGCTTCCGGAGTCGCGTGCGCGAGGTGGTGCCCGGATCGTCGACGGACCTCCGCGACATGCTGCTGCTCCTGCCCGATTTCACCGTGTTGCTCTCGCGTCTCTTGCGCGACCGCCGCGTCCCGCGCACCTCGAAGCTCGTTGCCCTCGTGGGCATCGGCTACGTGCTCTCGCCCATCGACGTCCTCCCGGCGCTCTTGCTCGGGCCGATCGGACTGATCGACGATTTCGTGGTCGTGACCGCGGCGCTTTCCCGCTTGATCAACCACGTGCACCCGGACGTGGTGCGCGATCACTGGCCCGGCCAGGGGGACGCCCTCGCCGTGATCCAGCGCGCCGCCGCCTGGTGTGAGGAGTTCGTAACCGGGAAGCTCGGCGGCTGGGTGCGCGGCCGACTGGGTCTGTCCTAG
- a CDS encoding thioesterase family protein, translated as MKRAPEPPEGAAVTTLRHAVPFFETDAMGIVHHSNHVRYFELGRIAWLREHDQPYERYVEAGYHFATIRVEVDYHMPARFADEVEIRVWADTVRFASLRMAYNLCVEGAPIATGFTEHAAVDTDGKVRRLPSERRDALAALVGDSEPRTRVR; from the coding sequence TTGAAGCGGGCTCCCGAGCCGCCCGAAGGCGCGGCGGTCACGACCCTCCGACACGCGGTCCCGTTCTTCGAGACCGATGCGATGGGCATCGTCCACCACTCGAACCATGTCCGGTACTTCGAGCTGGGCCGGATCGCCTGGCTGCGCGAACACGACCAGCCCTACGAGCGCTACGTCGAAGCGGGCTATCACTTCGCCACGATCCGGGTGGAAGTCGACTACCACATGCCCGCGCGTTTCGCGGACGAAGTCGAGATTCGGGTATGGGCCGATACGGTCCGCTTCGCGTCGCTGCGGATGGCCTACAACCTGTGCGTCGAGGGAGCCCCGATCGCCACCGGGTTCACCGAGCACGCGGCCGTCGACACCGATGGGAAGGTCCGCCGGCTGCCCTCCGAGCGGCGCGACGCCCTGGCTGCGCTGGTCGGAGACAGCGAACCGCGCACGCGCGTGCGCTGA
- a CDS encoding PD-(D/E)XK nuclease family protein, with amino-acid sequence MMGSADVARNGSGKEVYSHSRLSSFENCPQKFQYRYLWKIPAESESIEGFVGKRVHEVLERLYKTAATGRVPTLPKVLWRYRKLFEEAYDPTRVRIVRAGTPLLHYIELGEHCLSNYYHDHYPFDGDETLAVEEHVRFDLDGTGQYRLQGFIDRIARTSDGTIEIQDYKTSARVPSQSQIDSDRQLALYQLGIGARFGEGRPVRLVWHYLRQGKTRVSTRTPAQLDQLRDDTRGLIDRIRSAPAFPAKTSALCRWCEYRLGCPASPERDEERPVYAPRPAATRPPRRKRDDGPAPAVADPGQLSFGFSPGVGS; translated from the coding sequence ATGATGGGGTCCGCTGACGTGGCCAGAAACGGGTCGGGCAAAGAGGTCTACAGCCACTCGCGGCTGTCCTCCTTCGAGAACTGCCCCCAGAAGTTCCAGTACCGCTACCTCTGGAAGATCCCGGCCGAGAGCGAGTCGATCGAGGGCTTCGTCGGCAAGCGCGTTCACGAGGTGCTCGAGCGCCTGTACAAGACCGCGGCCACCGGTCGCGTTCCGACGCTGCCGAAGGTGCTGTGGCGCTACCGCAAACTCTTCGAGGAAGCCTACGACCCGACCCGCGTGCGGATCGTGCGCGCCGGAACCCCGCTGCTTCACTACATCGAGCTGGGCGAGCACTGCCTCTCGAACTACTACCACGACCACTACCCCTTCGACGGTGACGAGACGCTCGCGGTCGAGGAGCACGTCCGGTTCGACCTCGACGGCACCGGTCAGTACCGCCTGCAGGGGTTCATCGACCGCATCGCGCGCACCAGCGACGGCACCATCGAGATCCAGGACTACAAGACGTCGGCCCGGGTCCCGAGCCAGTCGCAGATCGACTCCGACCGCCAGCTCGCGCTCTATCAGCTGGGCATCGGCGCTCGCTTCGGCGAGGGTCGGCCCGTACGTCTCGTCTGGCACTACCTGCGCCAGGGCAAGACGCGGGTCTCGACACGCACGCCGGCCCAGCTCGACCAGCTGCGCGACGACACGCGCGGGCTGATCGACCGGATCCGCAGCGCGCCCGCGTTCCCGGCGAAGACCAGCGCCCTGTGCCGCTGGTGCGAATACCGGCTCGGTTGCCCGGCCAGCCCCGAGCGCGACGAAGAGCGTCCCGTCTACGCGCCGCGTCCTGCCGCCACGCGACCGCCGCGGCGCAAGCGCGATGACGGCCCCGCGCCGGCCGTCGCGGATCCGGGCCAGCTCAGCTTCGGTTTCTCGCCGGGCGTCGGCTCTTGA
- the epsC gene encoding serine O-acetyltransferase EpsC, giving the protein MSSGKSVLLGSRDPMLDPHVVERTVSALVASSESALAKAASEGLPERTEVADWVERTKRLVLMQHERSTLRSEVPQLAMRLHELLCAVQLPDGLEPMAVVEDFLPRLPIIRSRLAEDVEAAYRGDPAARGFGEIVAAYPAVRAIAIHRIAHALAALRVPILPRMMAEHAHDRTGIDIHPGARIGRRFFIDHGTGVVVGETTEIGDDVRIYQGVTLGALSPRQGESLRGQKRHPTIEDGVTIYAGATILGGSTVIGRESVIGGNVWITESIAPGSRVVAEPPRHGVQPRRDAGGFEQLGWPLDEK; this is encoded by the coding sequence ATGTCCTCCGGGAAGTCCGTCCTCCTCGGGTCTCGTGATCCGATGCTCGATCCCCACGTCGTCGAACGCACCGTGAGTGCCCTGGTGGCGAGTTCCGAGAGCGCCCTCGCCAAGGCCGCCAGCGAAGGCCTGCCCGAGCGCACCGAGGTGGCCGACTGGGTCGAGCGCACGAAGCGCCTGGTGCTGATGCAGCACGAGCGTTCGACCCTGCGCTCGGAAGTGCCCCAGCTGGCCATGCGCCTGCACGAACTCCTGTGCGCGGTCCAGCTCCCGGACGGCCTCGAGCCGATGGCCGTGGTCGAGGACTTCCTGCCCCGGCTCCCGATCATTCGCAGCCGGCTGGCCGAGGACGTCGAGGCCGCCTACCGGGGCGATCCGGCGGCCCGCGGGTTCGGTGAGATCGTCGCGGCCTATCCCGCCGTACGGGCGATCGCGATCCATCGCATCGCCCATGCGCTGGCGGCGCTGCGCGTGCCGATCCTGCCGCGGATGATGGCCGAGCACGCCCACGACCGAACCGGCATCGACATCCACCCCGGTGCCCGGATCGGGCGCCGCTTCTTCATCGACCACGGCACCGGCGTGGTGGTTGGCGAGACGACCGAGATCGGCGACGACGTCCGGATCTACCAGGGCGTGACCCTCGGCGCGCTGTCGCCGCGCCAGGGTGAGTCGCTGCGCGGTCAAAAGCGCCACCCCACCATCGAAGACGGGGTCACGATCTACGCCGGCGCCACCATCCTCGGCGGTTCGACGGTGATCGGCCGTGAGAGCGTGATCGGCGGCAACGTCTGGATCACCGAGTCCATCGCGCCGGGCTCCCGCGTGGTGGCCGAACCGCCGCGTCATGGGGTGCAACCACGACGCGACGCGGGCGGGTTCGAGCAGCTGGGCTGGCCCCTCGACGAGAAGTGA
- a CDS encoding P-loop NTPase, giving the protein MTSPDAPELLDSLEDAERVRERTLASLAEVGRIVAVMSGKGGVGKSAVATQLAACLGHDGRSVGLLDADLHGPSAAKMLGLRGQPIRVGGDGQLRPAVGPGGIRVQSMDFFLQGNQALDWDGAAGEGAMLRSAMEQSALADLIGRTAWGELDTLVVDLAPGSDRLPALRRWLPDTVVAVAVTIPSEVSLLAVERSLRRAHEARIPVLGLVENFASVVCDACGHESALFQEAPAATLAHKMGIPLLAQIPFDAALARAADRGDLYAVGAGTGTPVGRAFRDLAERVLGYAAAAEGADQ; this is encoded by the coding sequence GTGACGAGTCCCGACGCGCCCGAGTTGCTCGATTCGCTCGAGGACGCGGAGCGCGTTCGGGAGCGCACCCTGGCGAGCCTGGCAGAGGTCGGGCGCATCGTCGCCGTGATGAGCGGCAAGGGGGGCGTCGGCAAGAGCGCCGTCGCCACCCAGCTGGCCGCGTGCCTCGGCCACGACGGCCGCAGCGTGGGGTTGCTCGACGCCGACCTGCACGGACCCTCGGCCGCGAAGATGCTCGGGCTCCGCGGCCAACCGATTCGGGTCGGGGGCGACGGCCAACTGCGTCCCGCCGTCGGGCCGGGTGGGATCCGCGTGCAGAGCATGGACTTCTTCCTGCAAGGCAATCAGGCGCTCGACTGGGACGGCGCGGCGGGGGAGGGCGCCATGCTGCGCAGTGCGATGGAGCAGTCGGCACTCGCCGATCTGATCGGTCGCACGGCCTGGGGCGAGCTCGACACCCTCGTCGTCGATCTGGCGCCGGGTTCCGACCGCCTGCCCGCCCTGCGGCGCTGGTTGCCGGACACGGTGGTCGCCGTCGCCGTGACGATCCCCAGCGAGGTGTCGCTGCTGGCGGTGGAGCGCTCGTTGCGACGCGCCCACGAGGCGCGGATCCCGGTGCTGGGACTCGTCGAGAACTTCGCGAGCGTCGTCTGCGATGCCTGCGGTCACGAATCGGCGCTGTTTCAGGAAGCCCCCGCTGCGACGCTCGCGCACAAGATGGGCATTCCCCTGCTCGCCCAGATTCCGTTCGACGCCGCTCTGGCGCGCGCGGCGGATCGGGGCGACCTCTATGCCGTCGGGGCCGGAACCGGGACGCCGGTCGGGCGCGCGTTCCGCGATCTCGCGGAGCGCGTGTTGGGGTACGCTGCCGCCGCGGAGGGCGCCGACCAGTGA
- a CDS encoding cytochrome c-type biogenesis protein CcmH, translating into MHQGRVAAPRMRRAHAPRAAGVMVAMLLALAADGTAAQEAADDPEGPPPWAYAMAGELLSPFCPGRTLTECPSPQAESLRMWIIVQAAAGRSRQDIEAELYERYGDDIRSTPRTDGIGITAYLLPAFAFFGGGGLLAWFLVMATRRGGGGGGGDGAPPPAPLDAEQERRLDAALRGEDADEAPKDEDRDA; encoded by the coding sequence ATGCACCAAGGGAGAGTCGCGGCACCGCGCATGCGCCGAGCCCATGCGCCGCGCGCCGCGGGCGTGATGGTGGCCATGCTGCTGGCGCTCGCCGCCGACGGAACCGCGGCTCAGGAAGCGGCCGACGACCCCGAAGGTCCGCCGCCCTGGGCGTATGCGATGGCCGGTGAGCTGCTGAGCCCGTTCTGTCCGGGGCGCACGCTCACCGAGTGCCCGAGCCCGCAAGCCGAGAGCCTGCGGATGTGGATCATCGTGCAGGCCGCGGCGGGTCGCAGTCGCCAGGACATCGAGGCCGAGCTCTACGAGCGCTACGGCGACGACATCCGCTCGACGCCCCGCACCGACGGCATCGGGATCACCGCGTACCTCTTGCCGGCGTTCGCCTTCTTCGGCGGCGGTGGCTTGTTGGCCTGGTTCCTGGTGATGGCGACCCGGCGCGGAGGTGGCGGCGGAGGCGGGGACGGTGCGCCGCCGCCCGCTCCGCTCGACGCCGAGCAGGAGCGCCGGCTCGACGCCGCGCTGCGCGGCGAGGATGCCGACGAAGCTCCGAAGGACGAGGATCGAGACGCATGA
- a CDS encoding cob(I)yrinic acid a,c-diamide adenosyltransferase, protein MKVYTRRGDAGETDLFGGGRVPKDALRVEAYGAVDELNASVGVAAAATDSGDLAPALQEIQSLLFALGGALATPDPAHRAKSGVPEPTDADVAALETQIDALEEELEPLQRFVLPGGTAAAAALHVARTICRRAERRCVELARHEDVSATGLAFLNRLSDLLFVMARVANKRAGQPDVEWEGIGR, encoded by the coding sequence ATGAAGGTCTACACGCGCCGGGGCGATGCCGGCGAGACGGATCTCTTCGGCGGAGGCCGGGTACCGAAGGACGCGCTGCGCGTCGAAGCCTACGGCGCTGTCGATGAACTGAACGCCAGCGTGGGCGTTGCGGCCGCCGCCACGGACAGCGGCGATCTCGCACCCGCCTTGCAGGAGATCCAGTCGCTCCTGTTCGCGTTGGGTGGGGCACTCGCGACGCCGGACCCGGCCCATCGCGCGAAGAGCGGCGTGCCCGAGCCGACCGATGCCGACGTCGCGGCCCTCGAAACCCAGATCGACGCGCTCGAAGAGGAGCTCGAACCCCTGCAGCGCTTCGTGTTGCCGGGGGGAACTGCGGCGGCGGCGGCGCTTCACGTGGCGCGCACGATCTGCCGCCGGGCCGAGCGACGTTGCGTCGAACTCGCCCGCCACGAAGACGTCTCCGCGACCGGGCTCGCCTTCCTGAACCGGCTATCCGATCTCTTGTTCGTGATGGCGCGCGTCGCGAACAAGCGGGCCGGGCAGCCCGACGTCGAGTGGGAGGGCATCGGGCGCTAG
- a CDS encoding gamma-glutamylcyclotransferase family protein, with protein sequence MKIFVYGTLRRGAPMHGLLEGRVRFLGAGSVAGRLLDLGAFPGLVPPEAEGDRVEGELFAIVEGEAESLLDAADRYEGETFRRSWEAVEGPAGPEEAWLYWYIGERTGPELDPGDLPTNAKGPGSPRG encoded by the coding sequence ATGAAGATCTTCGTCTATGGCACGCTGCGTCGCGGCGCACCGATGCACGGTCTCCTCGAGGGGCGCGTCCGCTTCCTCGGCGCGGGCAGTGTCGCCGGTCGCCTGCTGGACCTCGGTGCCTTCCCCGGTCTCGTTCCGCCCGAGGCCGAGGGGGATCGCGTCGAGGGGGAGCTCTTCGCGATCGTCGAGGGGGAAGCCGAGTCGCTCCTCGACGCGGCCGACCGCTACGAGGGCGAGACCTTTCGACGGAGTTGGGAAGCCGTCGAGGGCCCGGCGGGCCCCGAGGAAGCCTGGCTCTACTGGTACATCGGAGAGCGCACCGGGCCCGAGCTCGACCCGGGCGATCTGCCTACGAACGCAAAAGGTCCAGGATCTCCTCGCGGTTGA